The following DNA comes from Equus caballus isolate H_3958 breed thoroughbred chromosome 15, TB-T2T, whole genome shotgun sequence.
tgtgcatgggtcccaggccccttgAGGATTGGAAGGGAGACTGGGCTGCgttgtcccctagagacccactcccagcagagtcccagcccctcctgcctccctttctccacatccacaccttGTGAGCACCACCgccaggtccatagtaggaggtgtgtgagcaagctgctcccaaatctgctggagtcttcattccagtggcccacatGCATGGAGGGCttgggtgggctgtgtccagacccttggggaggagagtatcggtgggaacaagagactctcacagactctgtgtttagcctgctggatgagcaggcctgccacagccaggacagccagccagggctcagggctgggatggggccctcctctggagggggagggtctggCAAAGGGGCGCAGATGCTAACACGAGTGCCTTGGGAGGGcggtgtttaaggaaaggccgggtcactgactctctggcccatctgcctccatgcagtgctatctatttcctgctgggaacctggctgggccaagggcagggttgcagggagcccctgcggtttccctcttggaccctgcagctggccactctgcacgtcagctttggtggctcccatgtggagggccatgcctaccttctgccaggccccctggagcatctcaaggccattgaggccgaacggaaaggtgaggggactggagtctgggaagactgtctgtgttgaggttcatgggctagcgttcccttagaggcagtggagcccttcctatctttggaaaggcacagaaactgtcaggtgtgtgggtgaaactttctctttatcctgctccagagccagctccaaagctcctgccacttccagagccagagccagtgccagcccccgggctggagccagctgcacctccagtctcaccacgtgtggtagagctggagccagcagcccctgagtcggccactccaggaccagagcaagggccaccattagaggcagccccagagcccagctgcccctgggccgtgaccaccgaggaccagctgcgggaggagaagctgaacatcttggacttccctccccagctggtggcagagcagctgacgagGATGGCTGCGGTGAGCAGAGGAGCTCGCGGGGCgggtggcccctgccttcctGGTGCCATGAGCcgccccacacctgccattccctgcttGGGATTCCTATGATCTGGGTAcaaatccctgctccctcccttatcaacactgtgacctgggcagctttctttctccccaagacTTCGCTGTCCCCTAGCGAACAGGGGACAGTAGAGACGGACACTCAGCACCTGCTGTacagggtggctgtgccgatgaatgaggtgggagagagtggaaggtgggcagagtctggccctttggtgggggatgggcactcactgaagtgctgccaggtccttgggtggaTCCCCCACCTGCACAGGTGGCCCAGACAGCCTCAGCACTTAGCAGGAAGGTGATGTGCATTGACTCCAGTGGAGACAGTCAAACAAAGCCGAGGGTGGTCCCTGCCTcagggggaatgtgcatgggaatggggagtgggacccgaggggccctgggatgggtggatgatggcccttctggtgggcatgtgtgggctgccttctggagcttggaggaagtgagacggggctgggagcaaatgtcccctcccttccccacagtacTGTGTCCGGGGTCATCCTGGACTGGGTgcattcagtggacacagacaaaacccagggactcccacaagcctcaggccacatgctctgcttcctgagctccagttctgatctcaccctgcctgggcctATGGGGGACTGTGGACGCCGAGCTGGGGTGCGGCAGGACCGGGTGACACTCCGCATCTTctgcaggagctgttcaagacgtTGGTGCCCGCCCACTGCCTCGGCTCCATCTGGTCCGAGGGCGACAACAGGGAACGAGAGTACCTGGCACCCACCGTCCGTGACAGTGTGATGCACGACAACACCGTGGCCAATTGCATCCTCGTCACCTGCCTTGGGGACCCCAgcatgacagcgcaggacagggccagggtggttgAGCTGTGGATCAGGGTGGCTGAGGTAAGCCTTGGCACGCCCTGTCTGGATGcgtgggaattgcctcttgtttctcagctctcaggattgaagtctggggtcttagtccctggactgtcccttgaccctcatgccagggccacactgaccttgacttgaggtcccagtggggacaagctcacttccttccttgtgttgagctacaaatccttgtgcctggcagtgttactcgtcgggtggcaggtgtgccctccctggcttccctgggcatctgtctcctccaggacaggggaAGTCCGCGAGGggacagaaaccagaggcagcagaACTTCAGCTCCCCCTCACGGctccatctcttcccttccccaggagtGCCGAGGGCTCGGGAACTTCTGCTCCCTCCACAcaatcctttctgccctgcagagccctgccattacccgtctccaagacacctggggacaagtttccaggtgggtagtctgctctccagccaagcaccatgagggtgaggtggcccaggcagcctgatttgggccggcatgtcccccaaagtcagctgagGCCACCTGGAAGACAGCGAACGCCGGGCACGGGGACTGAGCTGGGTGCTGGGTCTCTGGGTCTCTCAGCGCCCTTAGGCCAGCAGTTCTGTCCCAgggattcatttccttccagaccagatcctggcttgagcccaggtggagattgtcaagtgtttcctttgcagcaacagaagccTCTATGCAGCTGAAACCAACACTGTTCCAAAGAGATCTGTTTGGGACATCTGGGAATGGAGGTCCCGAGGACAAGAGGGGAGGCCCCTCcgcagtcccatggggaccttagagctcagaacaccccagtgaaatccctcatccaggccccaggcggTTTGGATCTGCTGGGTTCTCAAATAAATGGGACTTGCCTTCAAGCATCCCacagtttttcttgctttctttctttctttctttccccaccccgcagggagagttctcgaacctggaagaagtgggtcaggagagagaaacgcgtgagcagggagctgctggtgcaggtaacctggaggctggagatctggaaggaggccagaaggagaggggaggggagcatcccgaggggatcctaggaggtgaggctatggcaaggctcggcccaggctgggggtcagagagcccggtgagggtggggcaggccggGGCCACTCGGCCAGGCCCCGCaagacaccctgccctccccctccctgtctgtgcagctggggtctggacgcaaccctggagtccagaggtcggggccttggtcagatttggagccagggctggggtgaaggcagcggggacagggcctgtagctggcacggggagcagcctctcccagtgggtctttgagccagtcactgcccctctgggggcctccgtctcctcctctgggaagtggagggaaatgatcagcggtgcaggcctcccagcggggtgctaccatccaagggaggacaggaatgtgAGGAGATTTGTGCcggctcctcctcgagaggtgaCTGGAGAGTAGTGATGACACGCAGATGACTCTGTgtcctcaggagactcctggaagcaggtgacgTTCTCCTCACACTgttcagctgaggaaagagggccagggaggcctgggcaggcccaaggtcacacaggactgagtcctggagctgggactggtctagaatcagagcaccctggaggtgggagcagcagaggcagcaggggactggagccgatggccagggtctgagatcaggggccttgggggacatgCGGAGGGGAGTATGGGCGCACTGACCCTGTCCTCGGCCCCGacaggaggcgacctccgtgttaaagactgcagagagggcccgccagggagcccaggagaggcagcggcagcaggtgagggtgactgtgggggaggggcctaggagtcagaggagagggggctccccctcccagctggagacctccctcaggagaggggccttcctcctcaggcgaatctgctgtggctgccaagcatgacgggcctgcagtggcagtgagcggggggaggcctggaagggctggcagcagggcagatttggggtggggaagggcaggggccactgccTCTGGGAGgggccaacagccagccctgggacttgactgacggagtttggtgttcctggaggggagcgggggagggaattgtgtgtgttggggtgtcccgaggatcctaggctgctctgtgtgggagcgtggggtgggcaggaggctgggctgaggggtttcaggggaaggttcatgggggcacctgagagcgggagctcatcaccatgcccatccCGATGGCGGCACAGGGGgtcgtcccctccctggtgacgTTCTTCcgttccctggagctgctggacgctacgatggaggattatgtggaggtgagtgagcccggaggtgggtccgggggctcaggctcctgagggtggggaggagagagtcctgtcctgagccctgagctctctgcgtttggcaaaggtcctctcagcagggcctccagcctcgtgtgggagttggggtgtcaggcccatctccccagtgggtgatgcaggctctgcataagccaccgtccaggttccctgggctgctgaggctcagagctgcctgactgtgtggccgcaggaggtggtgtctgagctggactcagcctctccctctggccctgccagtgagggaagagaagtcgggcccctcccagtcaggaagcacatcagaggctgagctgtcccttcctgcctgaggcctgagtctccccacgtgtcatcagagagggttgggtcCCAAGGTCTGTTGCCTCAGTTGCTCTGCgccccctgctctggagcccagagactggcccaggtccaagtccgggctctggatgggcctgcccactggcagtagTGCAACATTGCAAGAGGTGTGGACGGGGGCTAGTGCTGGCCccagggggctgtttctgatggactgcggctgtctgctttccagggcaatgtgctcaactgtcggaaatggaatgaggtaagcGGCTGCGGCCTcccggtggggagggtgggggttggaaaTCAGAGACCCCCCCGCAGTGGGCAGCACCCCCTCTGGCCCAATCCCCAGGGTGGAACATTTATTTGCACAGTTCGATATACAGAGCTAGGGATCCTATGGCATtggcgggtgggggaagggctggcatcaaagactccttcctggaggaggagctattTTGGGCCAAGTGTGAGAGCAGGCAAGCCCTGACTGGAATcgcagggagggagggttcccaagtgggcaaaggccccagactggccccttgcccccttcctcaccccctccacgagccctgcagggtcccccactcaggccctgtgggcatcctgtgcttgctctgtcctagcaattcaaactgatggacgagatcgagctgctccaggaggctgcaaatctgtacaccgtgcagcccgacgagcactttggggcctggttccaggccgtggagcccctgagcaaggaggagaggtgagtcgggtcaggagttgggggagggcagggcagcctctctctgctgaccagctccagagcccatggccgTTGCTCCATGGTCAGCCCCTGATCTGATtgcatggcgacccctggggcccttcgaccccagctgctggcaggctccaggacgcacatgtgatgtgtggctcctgagagctcccagctccgctctgtcctgtagctacagcctgtcctgccagctggagccccgataccactgggtcagaaagattcgactcttcttcaaAGGCAAGAAGAACCGCTCAGGCCAGAGTGAGTGTCCAGACCGGCAGTGGCTGAAACCATgggctcaggaaacattcaggctgagcgtgggcctggggaggcagacagctggccctgggttccagctccactgctgagcagtccCGTCCTGGGCGGTTGCACTCACGTTTCTGGgactggtttcctcctctgtgaagtgggtgacgcTAAATCAGATGGGGTTCTCTTGGCTGACTGAGCACAGAGCGCAGTGGGGGCCGGGATGGGGTGTGCACTGTGGTTCCAGGGCAGGCCGCTcaggaaatgcctctctttctccagacaccagacccccaaccaagggcccagtggtggtggtcgatgaccctcctgagaccagctgagctaCAGCGGGGACACAGCGTTGACACTCAGGGTGCACAGGGCCACCTCCCCTGATTCTGATGAGGAGAACTTTGTGATCCGTTTCTTGGGGTCCCCTGTTGGCCACGAGGGAAGGCACCaacccctcttccccctccccccttttgccCAGCACCTATTTCCCTATTTGGCGGGGCCATATTTTGTTGTCAATGGTAAACGCTCCGTTTgagtattatattaaattgttgcttctttctaatcctgggagtggaggtgtgagTCTTTCGCTCGCAGCGCTCATGGAGACCAgatccagaaactcacattcctcctcgaatttagaaatctcccagagtgagcggctcagtttatgtggagaagggagaagtgccagtccCCTCCCTGGCTACTGAAGGACGTGCCCAAGTGCCCCTCCCGCcgaggacaggatcattgcagtgtggttcaccctgtccaggagcagagatggcccCTCCGACCTCTTGGGACTAAGCGGTTGGAGGCGTTTTCTCAGGCAGATCCACAACCACTAAGCTGGGCGTGTCTGTCAAACTAGCACGTGCCTGTCCCTAGCACacgtcctgcccaggacagtggctgcctttcGACACTCTGCcggaagagggaacattttcccggtttctcttgcacacagattaggaccttgttttctgattcagtctccgcaatggcttcagctctaagtggggaaaataccGTCAAAGGCTCAAAACGTGCACATAGAGAggacgaggccagaggaaggtcctgtggacatggaccatgggcaggcaggactcttccttctcgggcccactaggggctccctgttcacctctgacctagactggatccccctgggcttctggtccctgactccgaataccatttcctgcttgttgcctatccaaggggaaagctgtgggatgcagcttttagggcctcagccaggtctcccACCATAAACCTAGTGCTCCCTGTGAGCTAGGATTTTCAGCATCTCTGCACTTCTGCATACAATTGTATCTTggggcagaaattccctagatgcccccAGCCTTTCTCATCATCATCCTGACCAGGAATGACCCTACAGTCTCCCTGCTGCCGAGGGTGACTTCTAGGCCTGTGTGCTTCCCAGGCCCGTGGTGTCGGACAGTCCCAAATTTACACAATCTGGAGTATTTTTAGTGATTTTCCTAAAGTCGTTGCTGTGCCTGAGCCCAGCAAGTGTGCAGCCCCTCGGCTGGCTGTGttcttttccacagtcttgtgctgtggttctGTCGTGGGGATGTGTGCCTTTCCTGTTGGGAGCTTTGAAAGAGGAGGCCTAAGAAGGGTGTGAGTTGGGGGTCTTGCGGGGAATGTCAGCAACCTGATGATCTGTGGATGTGCGTGGACACAGCCTTACCAAGGGAAATGCTGAAATGCTTCCCATCTGGGTGCTGAACAGACACTGCTCTGAGCTCAACAGGAGCACCGGGTCCAGAAGCAGGAGCGAAAGCGTGACCACCCACCCTTTGCAATGTCGTCCCTTGGAAAGAGCCTGAAAGACAAGGGCAGGGTGAAGCGCTTGGCACTTCTGagttatcccctccttcctggtggctgcaagtgtcactcagacacaggcaggctgggctctgccaggGAGGCCGTCTCAGCACAGCGGGAAGCTGAGGATCAATCCTGGTCCCCGGCAGCCCAGGTCTTTGCTGATGCGGCACAGCCACCCAGcaaagagacttgccagaggaaggtggggaaggctgtgctgtccctcGGAGGAGAAAGAGtcgtggcaggtcccagggctagcccagggctgggatgaaGGCATGGGTGTCCCAAGAGAGTCTCCTCCGGGACTGgggtgctcctgagagccgacccggcAGGTAGCAATATTTAGTTTGTTGTGGGAGTAcagctgtggacacaggaggcaCCATTCAtcccatctttgggtttccaaattggAAGTAGGTTGTGGAAGTCCACGAGGAAAGAAATTAGCAAATCTGGATGAAATGTTTCTTGTTCAAGGCACACAGaagttaccaaaactggcttcctaGGAGCTGACTTAGGGGAAGAGAAAGTAACAATGTGAGTCCCTTGAAATGCCTCAGGTGAATATGGTGTTGGCAGGAAATGCTcaaaatgtttgaggaactgGTAAGCTGGGTGCCATTTAAACTATTCCAGGTCTAAGGTGGGGACGGATGCTTGCATCTTGGCTTCCAGTGCAAGCGAAAACAAGGCCACTTTGGGATTCaactcagtctttccaaagtggtCGATGAGACGGCGTTTGTACTCCTCACTCACGGACCTCGAGAACTTCTTGCCGTGTGGTCCATGCACAGATGCATCTTCCATTTATGGGAGCTAACAAAAAATCTGTCCAGTTGACAGCCATACCATCCAGCCTAATGCCGTCTCCCCCCACTCACAGTGCCCTGAACACCCGTCTTGCTGATTTGGACATGATTTGCCTCATCACAGTGAGAGAGCCATGCCAGGGGGTTCTAGAGCCCTGGGAACCATGTTCACACCCCCTCTATCTGCCAAAACAGGAGCATCTCTGGTTGGGTAACCTGAGTCCAGAACCCTGCCTTTCTCTAGGCTTGGCTTAGGATTTGTCCCTGAATGGCATGACTCGACCATTCTCCTGAATGCTGCCCCCTGGCTTAGGTGTGTCTGGAAGAATTACCAGCATAGACTGCCTTTCTTTCACCCTTGAGGAGACCAACGAGAACGCCCCTCGACTCGCCAACCTGCCTCTGGGTTTCGATGTCTACCAGGCCTGTCCCTGTGATGCCAAGACCTTGGAGAGCACACTGTTCTGGCTCTGTGGAGGGAATCGGACTCTCCCTAACTACAAGCGCCGGACTACAGCAAATCCGTGGCCACTGTTACAGGAACAACTTCAGCAGTGTCAGCCGAGGTCGGAACCCTTCTGGAGCTCTCCAGAAGCCCCCAGGTAAGAGGGTCTGaatgctggagagagagattctggtctTCCCCCATGCCTTTCTCTCAGCCAATcacagggaaaggcagagctCTACATAAGTCCTCCCAGGGACCTCCTCCCATGGGGAGTTTGTTaactgggttgggaaggaagacCACGGTGAAGGAGAAGTGCTGTtgaaacattgagactcagcccagactcatgctcaaggccaaggcatccaccccacagctcctgggaatattggctgaggacagctcacagctctttccctcacaggacatTCCCACAGCATAGGGAAGCGCCTAACCAGAGGATGCAGCCCTCTCCAGGGACAGCCAGGGGCCCATGTCTGGCAGATAAGAGAGTAAGAAGCCTGGTCCCCTtgtctcaatttgggacaacaccaaagggccgtcccagctccagagatcccTGAGGGTTGGCTGAGACCCAGTGGCAGCAGGCTTGGGCTTCAGCTTCTCCTGCGACCATCTCTGCTTTGCTACCTTCCCATAGGGATATCTCTCCAGAAAACTTCCATACACTTTCCACATGCAATACTCCCCATCAGACTTAGAGTCTCTTGGCAGGGCCCTGATATGTGACAAGCAGCCGTCAGCAGACACGACTTCTGACCATAGCAATATGAGATTCGGGAAATTCTGCTTTGGGAGAATCACGTTTTAGACAATCTGAGAGGGTAGGTCATCGTAATCTTCAGGACAACCTTAGGTAATGCTCTGGTAAGAAATTAAATGCAATGATTAAGAAATCCATGACTCAAGAtgtatttctcctcagatttacatcaaACATTGGTCGCCGGGGTGAAGGGAACCCTGCTTCCCAAGTCTCGTTGGGCAAGGCTGATGGAGACCCCATGACCTTGTTGCTACACCATCTGAAACTCACGCCTTCTTCCATTGCCACTGAAGGACACAAAGAGCACCTGGGGCCTTACacaccctcctttctcctttggccTAAAAGTGATGCCTTGGGCAGAAGTAGCCACACGTCCATTCGAAAACCAAGAGGGCTAGGAAACctagtcttctgtgtgccagaatgaaaggagaactgGATGCAGTCTGCCACGCTCTTTCTGTACACCAAAGCAGACAGTCGCTCTCCCTGTCACATACAGTGTTCCCTCGCCCTGTTTCCCCAGGAGGACATCCTAAGACCCACTGAACTCAGGATCTCTAGAAGATCCTTAGGCTAACAGATCCAAGtgttcagtggccacacatgacaaacaCTACAGAACTTTCAGGGTTGGATCAGAATATCCCCTAAAGAAACTATCACCATCGATTGCAGTCAGCATCCCCCAGAAacgctggggagggggagaaccTGATTTCCCTAGTTGTCACGTCATAATATTCCAAATGGTAAGTTTTCTGCCAAAAGTCCCAGAgcatacaaagagacaaagaaggatggctccTACCTAGGAAAATCTAAGAACAGATGGGGCCCCTGAGGAAGCCCTCAGGGGCGAGCACACAAAGCTTTCTCTGGTTGTTGCTGTTCACATTCCTGTGTCGAGCCTCTGTCTTCCTAAGTAGCAATATGCTGAAAACCTCTGTTTCAGGGTcaagacagagtcagaggccaTGGATGCCGGAAatggatttgtctcttttcttctgtctttgtccGGGACTGTACCTACTGCCTCATCTCGATTTACAGGGAAAACCTGGGAAACCTACCCAAACAAGTGTGTTTTGGTTCCTGCAGGCAGAATACGGAAAATATTGCAGTTATTTTGGGTGACGAAACTCAACTTCGTGGAGCCACTTTCCACCTCAAGGtgaattttgtttagaaaaaattaaacatagagttatcaatGACCTAACACGTTCATTTGGGATTTTCTGGCATGGAGGGCTGTGGCATCTGATCCGAAGGTCCGACTGTGGACCACATTTCCCAAAGGCCAAGGGGCAGAGACACGCAGCTTCTCTGTTTCCAGTAAAAAAAGACTCCATTTCCCAGCAGGCAGCGGGCAGGAGGGGCGCGGCTCCAGGCGTTTGTGAGCAGGCAGTTGGCCAGCCTGGGCTCCGCCCCCACGGGGGCCGTCCTGTTGGCCACGCCTCCTCACACGCTGTGCTCCCGAGCTGGCACAGCCTCTCCGCTCACACTGCTCCTCGCGCTCCTGCCGTCTCCCCACTCAGGGCGGCTCGACTGCCCCGCCCCTCTGTGGCCACGCCCCCTGCTCGCCACGCCCCCCttcgccccgcctccccgctctGCCTGTCACTCAGACTTAGGCTCTCTGGCCTTCCCCAGTGAGGCTGCAGGCTGCAGCCCCGGCTCCTCTGTCTCCGCGCCTCCCCGCTCGCCACGCCTCCTCACTCgctccgccccccgcccctgAGCCAATGGGGAAGCCCCAGACATCCGCGTCAGGCTTGACGGTGCCAGCGTGTGGAGCCGGTGAAAGGGGCTGCAGGTTCAGACCGGCGTGAGGGGCGTGCCTGACGCGGAGAGCCGGCAAGCTGGGGCCTCGCGGGCGTCCGCGACGATCCGGTTCCCCTGAGCCCAGTGCGCGCGGGGCTGTCCCGGCCAGGCCTCGTCCCTGCTGGGCGGGGGCGGCCGGTCCAACGCGCGCCGCGTCGGGCGCTCGGCCGGCGGAGGACGGTCTGTGCCGCCCTGGCCCGCGACGCCGGGGTCCGGGCGTCGCTTCCGCGGGGA
Coding sequences within:
- the LOC138917619 gene encoding ral guanine nucleotide dissociation stimulator-like; amino-acid sequence: MRALQAGMMQRLSETVLPAFPSRVLCSVITSLCSYSGSSTAHQVLDQLFPRSHLPSIPGDALIPFGTHGGSLAHCVRDAGGQDHLPNAIYFLLGTWLGQGQGCREPLRFPSWTLQLATLHVSFGGSHVEGHAYLLPGPLEHLKAIEAERKEPAPKLLPLPEPEPVPAPGLEPAAPPVSPRVVELEPAAPESATPGPEQGPPLEAAPEPSCPWAVTTEDQLREEKLNILDFPPQLVAEQLTRMAAELFKTLVPAHCLGSIWSEGDNREREYLAPTVRDSVMHDNTVANCILVTCLGDPSMTAQDRARVVELWIRVAEECRGLGNFCSLHTILSALQSPAITRLQDTWGQVSRESSRTWKKWVRREKRVSRELLVQEATSVLKTAERARQGAQERQRQQGVVPSLVTFFRSLELLDATMEDYVEGNVLNCRKWNEQFKLMDEIELLQEAANLYTVQPDEHFGAWFQAVEPLSKEESYSLSCQLEPRYHWVRKIRLFFKGKKNRSGQNTRPPTKGPVVVVDDPPETS